The stretch of DNA ATAGTATTGATACTCGTGCTTTAACTCGTAAACTTCGTTCTGTTGGTGCTATGAACGGTGGTATTTCAACAGAAATTCTCGACCCCGAAAAGTTATTACGTCTAGTCGAACAAGCACCCAGTATGGCGGGTTTAAATTTAGTCAAAGACGTTACAACTAAACAAGTATACGAATGGTCAGAGTCAACTACTCCCCACTGGGAATTTAGTCCAGCGAAAACTAAGCCAGATCAAGAACTTCTAACTGTAGTCGCCATAGATTTTGGGATTAAAAGAAATATTTTGCGTCGTTTAGCTAGCTATGGTTGTAGAGTTATTGTAGTCCCTGCTAATACTTCCCCAGAAGAGATTCTTGCTTACAATCCTGATGGTGTGTTTCTCTCTAATGGGCCTGGCGATCCTGCTGCTAATTTGGAAGGAATTGAGACTACTAAACAGTTATTAAAGGCAGGATTACCTACCTTTGGTATTTGTATGGGACATCAAATTCTCGGTTTGTCTCTAGGTGCAGAAACATTTAAACTTAAATTTGGTCATCGAGGATTAAATCAACCAGCAGGACTTAAACAGCAAGTAGAAATTACTAGTCAAAATCATGGTTTTGCTCTTGCTGTCGAATCACTTAATCCAGAAGTGGAAATTACTCACCTAAATCTTAATGACCAAACTATAGCAGGATTAAAACATAAATCTTTACCTTTCTTCTCAGTACAATATCATCCCGAAGCAAGTCCTGGTCCTCATGATG from Stanieria cyanosphaera PCC 7437 encodes:
- the carA gene encoding glutamine-hydrolyzing carbamoyl-phosphate synthase small subunit produces the protein MPRVDAPPALLVLADGSYYHGLSFGAKGTTVGEVVFNTGMTGYQEVLTDPSYCGQIVTFTYPELGNTGVNPEDEESDYPQVKGAIARNITYRPSNWRSTKSLPDYLTEHNIPGIYSIDTRALTRKLRSVGAMNGGISTEILDPEKLLRLVEQAPSMAGLNLVKDVTTKQVYEWSESTTPHWEFSPAKTKPDQELLTVVAIDFGIKRNILRRLASYGCRVIVVPANTSPEEILAYNPDGVFLSNGPGDPAANLEGIETTKQLLKAGLPTFGICMGHQILGLSLGAETFKLKFGHRGLNQPAGLKQQVEITSQNHGFALAVESLNPEVEITHLNLNDQTIAGLKHKSLPFFSVQYHPEASPGPHDADYLFEEFVKLMRN